Proteins from one Entomospira culicis genomic window:
- a CDS encoding YdcF family protein, which yields MKKRHMMLLIWGIFAMLGCQRAGNESGALAIGVDTTESFSISFFEHLKKANQGDTLSLRIARLEELFIYYYLHHNTLSKEESVEYQREILQLLDAINPQDASYLMGLGYLSATQGDLAESIAYYEKAYQVNGISDALMNWALYARLASDGVSYQRAYAQIQVSTKRVLFDIMSEAIDKRGEIRINMNVESLPEIDNIFILLGFELNPDGTMKPTLIERLKVALLALERYPQSQIILTGGVERNGQTEGRLMAQWLMEHGIEQDRLIEENMARDTVENLLFSLKILESQPHIKNVTIISSATHLKRAVTLFKVGNEIFKDRLEQPELFHVHNLGWQDISMEELLAHDEHYAITRDVLRMAGMWAYPRISR from the coding sequence AGACACATGATGTTATTGATCTGGGGAATTTTTGCGATGTTAGGTTGTCAGAGAGCGGGCAATGAATCGGGAGCTTTAGCGATAGGGGTCGATACGACAGAGAGTTTTTCGATCTCTTTTTTTGAACATCTCAAAAAGGCTAATCAAGGTGATACGTTATCGCTACGTATTGCGCGTTTAGAAGAGCTTTTTATTTACTATTACCTTCATCACAACACGCTTTCTAAAGAGGAGAGTGTGGAATATCAGCGAGAGATTTTACAGCTATTGGATGCGATCAATCCACAGGATGCGAGTTATTTAATGGGATTAGGCTATCTCTCTGCAACACAGGGTGATTTAGCAGAAAGTATTGCCTATTATGAAAAAGCTTATCAAGTAAATGGTATTAGCGATGCTTTGATGAATTGGGCTCTTTATGCGCGTTTGGCAAGCGATGGGGTAAGTTATCAGCGCGCTTATGCACAGATACAGGTAAGCACTAAGAGAGTTTTATTTGATATTATGAGTGAGGCGATTGATAAGCGTGGAGAAATTCGTATTAATATGAACGTGGAGAGTCTTCCTGAAATTGATAATATCTTTATTTTGCTAGGATTTGAGCTTAATCCTGATGGCACAATGAAACCAACGTTAATAGAGCGTTTAAAGGTAGCCCTTCTGGCGTTGGAGCGTTATCCTCAAAGTCAAATTATTTTGACAGGCGGAGTAGAGCGTAATGGTCAAACGGAGGGTCGTCTTATGGCACAGTGGCTTATGGAGCATGGTATTGAGCAAGATCGGCTAATTGAGGAGAATATGGCACGCGATACGGTAGAAAATTTGCTTTTTTCACTTAAAATTCTGGAGAGTCAACCTCATATTAAAAATGTTACCATTATCTCAAGCGCGACGCATCTTAAACGTGCAGTTACCCTATTTAAAGTCGGTAATGAGATCTTCAAGGATCGATTAGAGCAGCCAGAGCTGTTTCATGTGCACAATTTGGGCTGGCAAGATATTTCCATGGAGGAGCTTTTGGCACATGATGAGCATTATGCAATTACGCGCGATGTATTACGCATGGCGGGGATGTGGGCTTATCCAAGAATCAGCCGATAA